In one Lachnospiraceae bacterium GAM79 genomic region, the following are encoded:
- a CDS encoding response regulator transcription factor: MNKPLILVVEDDPSVRNLITTTLKTNDYRYVVAPNGSAAIMEATSHNPEIILLDLGLPDMDGIQVIQTVRSWSNVPIIVISARSEDNDKIKALDAGADDYLTKPFSVEELLARLRVTQRRLSLMTAEMFTASSVFVNGKLKVDYAGGCAYLDENELHLTPIEYKLLCLLSKNVGKVLTHTFITQNIWGRSWDNDVASLRVFMATLRKKLEPTEESPQYIQTHIGVGYRMMKIE, encoded by the coding sequence ATGAATAAACCTTTGATATTAGTGGTTGAGGATGACCCGTCTGTACGAAATCTCATTACGACCACTTTAAAAACAAATGATTATCGTTATGTGGTAGCACCTAATGGCTCGGCAGCCATTATGGAGGCCACATCGCACAATCCTGAAATCATCTTACTGGATTTGGGCTTGCCGGATATGGATGGCATTCAAGTCATTCAAACGGTTCGCTCTTGGTCCAATGTTCCGATTATTGTAATCAGCGCCCGAAGCGAGGATAACGATAAAATCAAGGCGCTGGATGCCGGAGCGGATGATTATTTGACAAAGCCCTTTTCGGTAGAAGAACTGCTGGCACGACTTCGGGTGACGCAGCGAAGACTCTCTCTGATGACGGCAGAGATGTTTACTGCCAGTTCTGTATTTGTGAATGGTAAGTTGAAAGTGGATTATGCCGGGGGATGCGCTTATCTGGATGAAAACGAACTTCACCTGACACCCATTGAGTATAAGCTGTTGTGTCTGCTGTCCAAGAATGTCGGCAAGGTACTGACCCATACCTTTATCACACAAAATATCTGGGGCCGCAGTTGGGATAACGATGTGGCTTCGCTGCGGGTATTTATGGCAACATTGCGAAAAAAACTGGAGCCAACAGAGGAGTCTCCACAATATATTCAAACACATATTGGTGTGGGCTACCGTATGATGAAAATAGAATAA
- a CDS encoding phospholipase D family protein: MIKHKICKILLVILAIFLCVVFYELLGICVAYKKQPEVSNTTKKETINGSWNECSENTERAVIIEKNPEALLQRVRLIKNAKKEIILSTFAFQSDESGKLILGALHDAADRGVHIRLLVDGMESWIDMEGNPYFYGLSSHENVEIKLYNKANPLKPWKMMGRMHDKYLIADGKRYILGGRNIHNYFLGDFPGHKNYDRDVLVVCDEPEKENSVNQLSEYFETIWNQEDSGYFHNNKKLANRKSVKNAVLELQNSYQKYFEENKERICETDYTDETFETEKITLVSNPIHTGSKEPVVWYQLGELMKNAKNRVKIHTPYIICNDMMYNTWEEIAENVSDFSIMTNSVANNRNPFGSADYAKNRNRILSTGINIWEYEGGYSYHGKSILIDDDLSVIGSFNMDMRSVYLDTELMLVIRSKDINKQLEEGMMEYEKVSRQILEGGTYNDPYHVEPIELTKKRQRKIFLVQHLLGWARYLF; this comes from the coding sequence ATGATAAAGCATAAAATATGTAAAATCCTTCTTGTTATACTGGCAATTTTTTTATGTGTGGTTTTTTATGAATTGCTCGGAATCTGCGTTGCATATAAAAAGCAGCCGGAAGTGTCCAATACAACCAAAAAAGAAACAATAAATGGGTCATGGAACGAATGCAGTGAAAATACAGAACGGGCAGTAATCATAGAAAAGAATCCAGAAGCGCTTTTACAAAGAGTGCGTTTGATTAAGAATGCAAAAAAGGAAATTATTCTTTCTACTTTTGCATTTCAATCCGATGAAAGTGGAAAATTGATTTTAGGAGCACTGCATGATGCGGCAGACAGAGGTGTACATATTCGTCTGTTAGTAGATGGAATGGAGAGCTGGATTGATATGGAAGGAAATCCGTATTTCTATGGATTATCTTCCCATGAGAATGTTGAAATTAAACTGTATAATAAGGCCAATCCGTTGAAACCGTGGAAAATGATGGGTAGAATGCATGATAAATATTTGATTGCAGATGGAAAGAGATATATTCTTGGGGGAAGAAATATACACAATTATTTCCTGGGTGATTTTCCGGGACATAAGAACTATGACAGAGACGTGTTAGTGGTTTGCGATGAACCTGAGAAAGAAAATTCAGTTAACCAGTTGTCAGAGTATTTTGAAACCATATGGAATCAGGAAGACAGTGGTTATTTTCATAACAATAAAAAACTGGCAAATAGAAAATCTGTAAAGAACGCAGTTTTAGAGCTGCAGAACAGCTATCAGAAATATTTTGAGGAGAATAAGGAAAGAATCTGCGAGACCGATTATACGGACGAAACTTTTGAGACAGAAAAGATTACATTAGTGTCAAATCCTATTCACACAGGTTCCAAAGAACCAGTAGTGTGGTATCAGTTGGGAGAATTGATGAAAAATGCAAAAAATCGTGTGAAGATCCACACGCCATATATTATCTGTAATGATATGATGTATAATACATGGGAGGAGATTGCAGAGAACGTTTCAGATTTTTCTATCATGACAAATTCAGTTGCGAATAATAGGAATCCATTTGGGTCTGCCGATTATGCGAAAAACAGAAATAGAATCTTAAGTACAGGAATTAATATCTGGGAATATGAAGGCGGTTATTCATACCACGGAAAAAGTATTCTGATTGACGATGATCTGTCTGTAATCGGTTCCTTTAATATGGACATGAGAAGTGTATATCTGGATACGGAACTGATGCTTGTAATACGCAGTAAAGATATTAATAAACAGTTGGAAGAGGGCATGATGGAATATGAAAAAGTGTCCCGCCAGATATTAGAAGGCGGAACTTATAATGATCCATATCATGTAGAGCCAATCGAATTAACAAAGAAACGTCAGAGAAAAATATTTTTGGTACAGCATCTGCTTGGATGGGCAAGGTATCTGTTTTAA
- a CDS encoding response regulator transcription factor, which translates to MGKVSVLIRRKENVFQILIVEDDKELSQLFQKVLEKNGYQVKSASDGAQALEVLDKEYIDLIISDIMMPVMDGYELVSELRSAGYQIPVLMITAKGSFDDMRQGFFSGSDDYMVKPVNVNEMVLRVGALLRRAQILNEHKIVIGSTEFDYDAMTVTTDKESLVLPKKQFLLLYKLAASPGRTFTKQQLMDEVWGYETEADPHTIEVHIGRLRERFKDNPDFEIVTMRGIGYKVVKK; encoded by the coding sequence ATGGGCAAGGTATCTGTTTTAATAAGGAGGAAGGAAAACGTGTTTCAAATATTGATTGTAGAAGATGATAAAGAATTAAGCCAGCTATTCCAAAAAGTGCTTGAGAAGAATGGATATCAAGTCAAAAGTGCATCGGATGGAGCACAGGCATTAGAAGTATTGGATAAGGAATATATTGATCTGATCATTTCTGATATTATGATGCCGGTTATGGATGGCTATGAACTGGTGTCAGAACTTCGTTCAGCAGGATATCAGATACCAGTGCTTATGATCACTGCGAAAGGTTCCTTTGATGATATGCGTCAGGGATTTTTTTCGGGAAGTGATGATTATATGGTAAAACCGGTAAATGTGAATGAAATGGTTTTAAGAGTCGGAGCACTGCTTCGCCGTGCACAGATATTGAATGAACACAAAATTGTGATCGGTTCAACAGAGTTTGATTATGATGCAATGACGGTTACAACTGATAAGGAAAGTCTTGTTTTACCTAAAAAACAATTCCTGCTTTTATATAAGCTTGCAGCTTCGCCAGGCAGAACATTTACAAAACAACAGTTGATGGATGAAGTATGGGGATACGAGACGGAGGCAGACCCACATACAATAGAGGTACATATAGGAAGACTCAGAGAGCGTTTTAAAGATAACCCAGATTTTGAAATCGTAACAATGCGTGGAATTGGATACAAGGTGGTGAAAAAATAA
- a CDS encoding HAMP domain-containing histidine kinase, translating into MEQKKKKGLRIRSCLTGAIWLALVFSTVISALLFAFLNHFFNLPGSIPVLGWLLIFNTLIAGLITSFINAKLLEPITRLSKAMKEVSQGDFEQHLETNSRIAEVGESYQSFNVMTKELRATEVLQMDFVSNVSHEFKTPINAIEGYTMLLQGEELSPDQEEYVEKILFNTQRLSGLVGNILLLSKLENQNIPMKKTEYRLDEQIRQAFLSLETKWTEKEIGFQVELEEVKYTGNEGLFMHIWINLLDNAIKFSPSKGTITMFLKQEQDSVKFILEDEGPGIEDDVKSRIFDKFYQVDGSHKAEGNGLGLALVKRIVDSAGGTIKAENREYGGCRFVIELPKQKDEII; encoded by the coding sequence ATGGAACAAAAGAAAAAAAAAGGATTGCGGATCCGATCCTGTCTGACTGGTGCAATCTGGCTTGCACTTGTATTTTCAACAGTCATATCTGCTTTATTATTTGCTTTTTTGAATCATTTTTTTAATCTGCCGGGCAGCATACCTGTGCTTGGCTGGCTTTTGATTTTCAATACATTGATTGCAGGGCTGATCACTTCCTTTATCAATGCAAAGTTACTGGAACCAATTACCAGACTTAGTAAAGCAATGAAGGAAGTTTCTCAGGGAGATTTTGAACAGCATTTGGAAACGAACAGCCGTATAGCAGAAGTTGGAGAATCTTATCAAAGTTTTAACGTTATGACAAAAGAACTTCGTGCAACAGAGGTGCTGCAGATGGATTTTGTATCTAATGTTTCTCATGAGTTTAAGACCCCGATTAATGCCATTGAAGGATATACAATGCTGCTTCAGGGAGAAGAACTGTCTCCGGATCAAGAGGAATATGTAGAAAAAATCTTATTTAACACCCAAAGGCTTTCCGGATTGGTTGGTAATATTTTGCTGTTATCCAAGTTAGAGAATCAGAATATACCAATGAAAAAAACGGAATATCGTCTGGATGAACAGATCCGCCAGGCATTTCTTTCATTGGAAACAAAATGGACAGAAAAAGAAATTGGTTTTCAGGTAGAATTGGAGGAAGTTAAATATACTGGGAATGAAGGACTTTTTATGCATATCTGGATAAATCTTTTAGATAATGCGATTAAGTTCAGCCCTTCAAAGGGGACAATTACGATGTTTCTGAAACAAGAACAGGATTCTGTTAAGTTCATTCTGGAAGATGAAGGACCAGGAATAGAGGATGATGTAAAATCCAGAATATTTGACAAGTTCTATCAGGTAGATGGATCTCATAAAGCAGAAGGAAATGGCCTAGGTCTTGCACTTGTAAAACGGATTGTAGATAGTGCCGGAGGAACAATCAAAGCAGAAAACCGTGAATATGGTGGATGCAGATTTGTTATAGAGCTGCCAAAGCAGAAAGATGAGATTATATAG
- a CDS encoding FUSC family protein, whose protein sequence is MTFYQELQLNQAGSKKLLKESETLKEKLYHMWVYLVKIAVTMAFCFFFVSMFSILFGNENSIVGVVVLLCLMVFRNADLGIHTGQSTMLLALFFVIMTVCPHLANQFSPVLGMLLNIAALAVLILFGCHNPLMFNQSTLVLGYLLLYGYDVTGKSYQMRLVGMALGAALTCFVFYRNHKNRTYKRNLKDLIQEFDITSSRTKWQICQILCVPIVLCIAELCNMPRAMWAGIAAMSVILPFMEDMHYRVRKRIVGNIAGVICFTVLYFLLPSSIYAYIGILGGIGVGFSAQYGWQAVFNTFGALAIAAETYGLQGAVSLRVIQNVFGVVFALAFCVIFYWFMSKKKESEVTVHAE, encoded by the coding sequence ATGACATTTTATCAGGAGTTGCAGTTAAATCAGGCAGGTTCTAAAAAACTGTTGAAAGAGAGTGAAACACTAAAAGAAAAATTATATCATATGTGGGTATATCTGGTGAAGATAGCTGTTACAATGGCATTTTGTTTTTTCTTTGTTAGTATGTTCAGCATCCTATTTGGAAATGAGAACAGCATTGTAGGTGTAGTAGTCTTATTATGTCTCATGGTGTTTAGAAATGCGGATCTGGGGATCCACACCGGACAATCTACGATGCTTTTGGCTTTGTTCTTTGTAATTATGACTGTATGTCCGCATTTAGCAAATCAGTTTTCACCGGTATTGGGAATGCTGTTAAATATTGCGGCACTGGCTGTGTTGATTCTGTTCGGATGCCATAATCCACTCATGTTTAATCAATCTACATTGGTTCTTGGGTATCTGCTGCTATATGGTTATGATGTTACGGGAAAAAGCTATCAGATGCGATTAGTCGGAATGGCTTTAGGTGCAGCACTTACCTGCTTCGTATTTTATCGAAATCATAAAAACAGAACTTATAAAAGAAATCTGAAAGATCTGATACAAGAATTTGATATCACTTCTTCCAGAACAAAATGGCAGATATGTCAGATTTTATGCGTACCGATTGTCCTTTGCATTGCAGAACTTTGTAATATGCCACGTGCAATGTGGGCTGGTATTGCGGCCATGTCCGTGATTTTGCCGTTTATGGAAGATATGCACTACAGAGTCCGTAAAAGGATTGTCGGAAATATTGCAGGTGTTATATGTTTTACAGTATTATATTTTCTGCTTCCTTCGTCAATCTATGCATATATAGGAATTCTTGGTGGAATCGGTGTAGGATTTTCAGCACAATATGGCTGGCAGGCAGTATTTAACACATTTGGTGCTTTAGCCATTGCTGCAGAGACTTATGGACTACAAGGAGCGGTTAGTCTTAGAGTGATTCAAAATGTTTTTGGTGTTGTGTTTGCTTTAGCATTTTGTGTTATATTTTATTGGTTTATGTCTAAAAAAAAGGAAAGTGAGGTGACCGTACATGCAGAGTGA
- a CDS encoding CDP-alcohol phosphatidyltransferase family protein, producing the protein MQSEVNQEENLNRIITVPNLLSFFRLCLIPVIIWSYCVKKNPLLAGEILLLSGLTDLADGYIARRFHRISNLGKILDPVADKLTQAAMLICLFTRFPHVLLLIVIMAGKELYMVVSGCLVIRKTGKVYGADWHGKIVTFLLYGTAAVHIIWFHITPMVSDLLIGLCAIMMVISVALYIIQNTRTLKGETV; encoded by the coding sequence ATGCAGAGTGAAGTGAATCAGGAAGAAAATTTGAATAGAATTATTACGGTTCCTAATCTTCTTTCTTTTTTTCGGCTTTGTCTGATTCCGGTAATTATATGGAGTTATTGTGTAAAGAAAAATCCTCTGTTAGCTGGTGAAATCTTATTGCTGTCTGGTCTTACGGATCTTGCTGATGGATATATCGCAAGAAGATTCCATAGGATTAGTAATTTAGGAAAAATACTTGATCCGGTGGCTGATAAGCTGACACAGGCAGCGATGTTAATCTGTCTGTTTACTCGTTTTCCGCATGTGCTTCTTTTAATCGTAATAATGGCAGGTAAAGAGTTGTATATGGTAGTCAGTGGATGTCTTGTGATACGAAAGACAGGAAAAGTATATGGTGCAGACTGGCATGGAAAGATAGTAACCTTTTTATTATATGGAACTGCAGCGGTGCATATTATATGGTTCCACATTACACCGATGGTATCAGATCTATTGATTGGTTTGTGCGCTATAATGATGGTCATATCGGTCGCTCTGTATATTATCCAGAATACCAGGACTCTTAAGGGAGAGACTGTATAA
- a CDS encoding DUF4238 domain-containing protein, with translation MVNSHFIPQLILRHFCEDEKIQYYDLNSGNIESKSTKSVFSEKGYYPENIEKDLCHKIEVQFANILNNKILKENYNIALTSEDLLTIKKYLIITTLRVKDENMEHNLWYKTLKRDGFIFENDPFKDIFSGDFYENMNKILECQNKEELVRIANKGENMNLFNYVKDVVFSYNVFVRTNNSKEDLIITDRGWAAYMGPIGVRKMNALMQSGRIEDAMLLQMVSPQDYGIFPLSRNMAIITMSPAYKQHLKGSGTRIIYPPHAPTLSACLGFGSEDTIEPPTNKFLKSGAMVYQYKIKQLVKRDVIFLNSLLLDYANQFFGYANADKVRSSLKEKNIDI, from the coding sequence ATGGTTAATAGCCATTTTATTCCTCAACTCATTTTGAGACATTTTTGTGAAGACGAAAAAATCCAGTATTATGATTTGAATTCAGGGAATATAGAGTCCAAGAGTACCAAATCAGTATTTTCCGAAAAAGGGTATTATCCTGAGAATATTGAGAAAGACTTATGTCACAAGATAGAGGTTCAGTTTGCTAATATATTGAACAACAAAATTCTTAAAGAAAACTACAATATTGCTTTAACATCAGAGGACTTATTAACAATAAAGAAGTATTTAATTATTACGACTTTAAGAGTTAAGGATGAAAATATGGAGCATAATCTCTGGTATAAGACCTTAAAAAGAGATGGATTTATTTTTGAGAATGACCCATTTAAGGATATATTCAGTGGTGATTTCTACGAAAACATGAATAAGATTTTAGAATGTCAAAATAAGGAAGAGTTGGTTAGGATAGCAAATAAAGGCGAGAACATGAATCTTTTTAATTATGTGAAAGATGTTGTTTTTTCGTATAATGTATTTGTAAGAACAAACAATAGTAAAGAGGATTTAATTATTACTGATAGAGGATGGGCTGCATATATGGGACCTATTGGTGTAAGAAAGATGAACGCACTAATGCAAAGTGGTCGGATTGAAGATGCTATGTTGCTTCAAATGGTATCACCGCAAGATTATGGTATATTTCCTTTATCAAGGAATATGGCAATAATTACAATGAGTCCTGCATATAAACAGCACTTAAAGGGTTCAGGTACAAGGATAATATATCCGCCACATGCCCCAACTTTATCTGCGTGTTTGGGATTTGGGAGTGAAGATACGATAGAACCACCTACAAATAAATTTTTAAAATCTGGTGCGATGGTGTATCAATATAAAATTAAACAGTTAGTAAAAAGAGATGTTATCTTTTTGAATTCATTGTTACTAGATTATGCGAATCAGTTTTTTGGCTATGCAAATGCAGATAAAGTAAGATCAAGTTTGAAGGAAAAGAATATTGATATTTAG
- a CDS encoding GNAT family N-acetyltransferase, producing MQIMNATEEDKDELLALYHAMIGGPCEWSETYPDENTIAFDLKNEDLFVMKNDAGEIIATISIDHDDAVESLTCWHEDQAPSGELSRLCVRKDMQGQGIAKQMMNYAGDVLKNRGMKGIHILVREGHVVALSTYAKIGFRTVGECDLFDKHFICMEKKF from the coding sequence ATGCAGATAATGAATGCAACAGAAGAAGATAAAGATGAACTGCTGGCTTTATACCATGCGATGATCGGGGGACCATGTGAGTGGAGCGAGACATACCCGGATGAGAACACGATCGCATTTGACCTTAAGAATGAAGACCTGTTTGTGATGAAGAACGATGCGGGAGAGATCATTGCGACGATCTCAATCGACCATGACGATGCCGTGGAGTCGCTCACCTGCTGGCATGAGGATCAGGCACCGTCGGGAGAATTGTCCAGACTCTGTGTAAGAAAGGATATGCAGGGACAGGGAATCGCAAAGCAGATGATGAATTATGCCGGTGATGTGTTGAAGAACAGGGGCATGAAAGGAATCCATATTTTGGTTCGGGAAGGCCATGTGGTAGCACTCTCGACATATGCAAAGATCGGGTTTAGAACTGTCGGGGAATGTGATCTGTTTGACAAACATTTCATTTGTATGGAGAAGAAATTCTAA
- a CDS encoding TetR/AcrR family transcriptional regulator encodes MRKESEGVTENLLVSARKEFLQYGFHDASLRRISADSGVSTNSIYTRFGDKSGLFTAIVKEAADELMAIYSDSIKKAGEATDISQAEGAGDEGTDLVLEYIYRHQEEFKLIFCCSAGTEYETYFDRLAAKEEYYYKQFVKQFSDGGHPIDDFFIHVYCRNGWQYVYELITHDKSYEEAKEFMANVRAFNYAGWQAVIGMKF; translated from the coding sequence ATGAGAAAAGAATCAGAAGGTGTAACGGAAAATTTACTTGTCAGTGCCAGAAAGGAATTCTTACAATATGGATTCCATGATGCCAGCCTGCGGAGAATATCGGCAGATAGTGGAGTCAGCACGAATTCAATCTATACAAGATTTGGCGACAAGAGTGGCTTATTTACAGCGATCGTAAAAGAAGCCGCAGATGAGTTAATGGCGATTTATTCTGACAGCATAAAAAAAGCAGGAGAAGCGACAGATATCAGCCAGGCGGAGGGTGCCGGAGATGAAGGAACGGATCTTGTACTGGAATATATTTACAGACATCAGGAAGAATTCAAACTGATCTTCTGCTGTTCGGCGGGAACAGAATATGAGACATATTTTGACAGGCTTGCGGCAAAGGAAGAATACTATTATAAACAGTTTGTGAAGCAGTTTTCGGATGGAGGACATCCGATAGATGATTTTTTTATCCATGTATATTGCAGGAACGGATGGCAGTATGTGTATGAACTCATCACACATGATAAGAGCTATGAAGAGGCAAAAGAATTTATGGCAAATGTCAGAGCATTTAACTATGCGGGCTGGCAGGCGGTGATCGGAATGAAGTTCTGA
- a CDS encoding iron-containing alcohol dehydrogenase family protein, with translation MDTREIQIPSILKVEKDLLRRIGGYLADEGIYKVVILFGNGLIDMFGHTVMEGMSDSGVEVLQYMEMDTVRIDDLVQLAFSFPNTAQAVLGIGGGKVVDAAKYCGFLRKLPFISVPTSASSDGFSSASASLIVEGRRKSVPAGIAYGIFADIDVIKGAPEAFLFSGIGDMVSKITALYDWNFEEAHGHGSVNDFAMMISKKAVNSFVRTPFKDIHDERFIKELLDSLAMSGVANEIAGDSAPTSGSEHLISHALDQMLERPQLHGIQVGVATYLMSVVQDHRYERINTVFTDTGFWDYVKTVGMKREDFIRAIEKAPAIKPFRYTYLHEEQYQKKAIEVLQSDTKLSEVLQA, from the coding sequence ATTGATACCAGGGAGATACAGATACCATCGATATTAAAGGTGGAGAAAGATCTGCTCAGACGGATCGGGGGTTATCTTGCAGATGAGGGAATCTACAAGGTTGTGATCCTGTTTGGCAATGGGTTGATCGATATGTTTGGACATACGGTGATGGAGGGTATGTCAGACAGCGGTGTTGAGGTACTCCAATATATGGAGATGGATACCGTTCGGATCGACGATCTGGTGCAGCTTGCATTTTCATTCCCGAATACAGCACAGGCAGTGCTTGGTATCGGAGGCGGTAAGGTGGTTGATGCGGCCAAATATTGTGGCTTCTTAAGAAAACTGCCATTCATCAGTGTGCCGACATCGGCATCCAGTGATGGATTTTCCAGTGCCAGCGCATCTCTGATCGTGGAGGGACGACGCAAATCCGTACCGGCAGGGATCGCATATGGAATCTTTGCAGATATCGATGTGATAAAGGGGGCACCGGAGGCATTTCTGTTTTCCGGTATCGGTGATATGGTATCGAAGATCACGGCACTTTATGACTGGAATTTTGAAGAAGCACATGGACATGGTTCGGTAAATGACTTTGCGATGATGATATCGAAGAAGGCGGTCAACAGCTTTGTGCGGACACCGTTTAAAGACATTCACGATGAACGGTTTATCAAAGAACTATTAGATTCTCTTGCCATGAGCGGTGTGGCAAATGAGATTGCAGGAGACAGTGCGCCGACCAGTGGAAGTGAGCATCTGATATCACATGCATTGGATCAGATGTTGGAACGTCCGCAGCTTCATGGTATTCAGGTCGGAGTTGCAACATATCTGATGAGTGTTGTTCAGGATCACAGATATGAGCGGATCAATACGGTATTTACAGATACCGGATTCTGGGATTATGTGAAGACAGTCGGCATGAAGCGGGAAGATTTCATCCGTGCGATCGAAAAAGCACCGGCTATAAAACCATTCCGGTATACTTATCTTCACGAAGAACAGTACCAAAAGAAAGCGATAGAAGTATTGCAGTCAGACACGAAGCTGTCGGAGGTTTTACAGGCATAA
- a CDS encoding butyryl-CoA:acetate CoA-transferase, whose protein sequence is MTYEHFLEEYRRKLRTPEEAVSVVKDGDWVDYTCSLGKPEILDRALAKRRDELFDVKIRGNLISGPIAVAECDESQEHFTYHSWHCSAYERSLCDRGLCYYIPMVFHNNAAYYEYFLKVNVVMLSVSPMDRHGYFNYSVNTGVAAPIVRAADIVIVEINENLPKVRGGYDECIHISDIDYIVEGEHEPYPDMLMPEPTAVDRKIAELIIPYIVDGATLQIGIGSMPNALGDIIAESDLKDLGMHTELCSDAYLKMYLAGKLTNKYKQIDRGKGVFGCAVGSKNLYDWIDDNPGVAAYPLEYVNRPGVIGEIDNMVSINSCVAVDLYGQVAAESAGVRQISGTGGQLDFLVGASASKGGKAFICMSSVYKDSKGVVHSRIHPQFNGDIVTSPRSQVYFLATEYGVVNLEGRSTWERAEALVSIAHPDFRDELIREAEARKIWRRSGRR, encoded by the coding sequence ATGACATACGAACATTTTTTAGAGGAATACAGACGAAAACTCCGCACACCGGAGGAAGCGGTTTCCGTTGTAAAAGATGGTGACTGGGTGGATTATACCTGTTCACTTGGAAAGCCGGAGATCCTGGATCGTGCATTGGCGAAACGTAGAGACGAGCTGTTTGATGTTAAGATCCGTGGTAATCTGATCTCAGGGCCGATCGCAGTTGCAGAATGTGATGAGAGTCAGGAGCATTTTACTTATCACAGCTGGCATTGTTCAGCATATGAGCGATCGTTATGTGATCGTGGACTCTGCTATTATATTCCGATGGTATTTCATAATAATGCAGCATATTATGAGTATTTTCTTAAGGTAAATGTAGTTATGCTCAGTGTGTCACCGATGGATCGGCATGGATATTTTAATTATTCGGTCAATACCGGAGTGGCAGCACCAATCGTGCGTGCGGCAGATATCGTGATCGTAGAGATCAATGAGAATCTTCCGAAGGTTCGCGGCGGTTATGATGAGTGTATCCATATTTCGGATATTGATTATATCGTGGAAGGAGAGCATGAACCGTATCCGGATATGCTGATGCCGGAGCCGACTGCAGTTGATCGTAAGATTGCGGAACTGATCATTCCTTATATCGTGGATGGAGCAACCCTGCAGATCGGTATTGGAAGTATGCCGAATGCACTGGGTGATATTATTGCGGAGTCTGATCTGAAGGATCTTGGTATGCATACGGAGCTTTGCAGTGATGCATATCTGAAAATGTATCTGGCGGGAAAGCTCACGAACAAATACAAGCAGATCGATCGCGGAAAAGGAGTATTTGGTTGTGCGGTCGGAAGCAAGAACCTATATGATTGGATTGATGATAATCCGGGAGTTGCGGCATATCCGTTAGAGTACGTGAATCGTCCTGGGGTGATCGGTGAGATTGATAACATGGTTTCCATCAATAGCTGTGTTGCTGTTGATCTGTATGGTCAGGTGGCAGCGGAGAGTGCAGGTGTCAGACAGATATCCGGAACCGGTGGACAGCTGGATTTCCTCGTTGGTGCATCTGCATCTAAGGGAGGTAAAGCATTTATCTGCATGAGTTCTGTGTACAAGGACAGTAAAGGGGTGGTTCATTCAAGAATTCATCCACAGTTTAATGGAGATATCGTTACTTCTCCAAGAAGTCAGGTTTATTTTCTGGCAACAGAATATGGGGTTGTGAATCTGGAAGGCCGTTCAACATGGGAGCGGGCAGAGGCTCTGGTATCGATCGCACACCCTGATTTCAGAGATGAATTGATCAGGGAAGCGGAAGCAAGAAAGATTTGGCGGAGATCCGGCCGGAGATAG